The window TTTGAGCATACGCTAAAAACAGCCCTTGCAATGAACTGCGAGATAAGCAGTTTTATCAATTTTGATAGAAAAAATTATTATTACCCTGATTTGCCAAAGAATTATCAAATTTCACAAAACTATTTCAACGTTGGTAACAATGGTTTTGTCGAAATAACGGTCCAAGCGAAGAAAAAAAGGATTGGTATACATAACGTTCATCTTGAAGAAGATGCTGGCAAGCTTATCCATCCTGAAGCATCAGATGCAAGTTATAGCTTGATTGATTTTAACAGAGCCGGTGTCCCCCTGGTCGAGATAGTTACAGACCCGGATATGAGAAGTATTGATGATGTTGAAGGTTTTATGCATACATTGAGGAACATGTTATTGTATATTGGTGTATCCGATTGTAAGATGGAGGAGGGCTCTTTGCGTTTTGAGGCCAGTATCTCACTATGCAGAAAAGGCTCTGATGTCTTTGGTAACAGGGTCGAAATTAAGAATCTTAACTCTATGAAAGCCGTGTTGAAAGTATTAGCATATGAAATATCGAGGCAAAAGGAGTTGCTTGATAACGGTGAAAAAATTGTAATGGAAACGAGGCTATGGGATGAGGTCGGTGCTGTTAGCAGGAGAATGCGTACGAAAGAAGAATCTCATGATTACCGGTATTTCCCTGAACCAGATCTGGTCCCGATTCTGGTAGACCAGAAAAATATTGAGGGGATCAGGATAACAATTCCTGAGCTTCCTGATGTAAGACGTCAAAGATTTGTCAATGAATATCTTATTTCTGACTATGATGCTCGGATTCTTACCGAAAGTAAATTTCTTTCAGATTATTTCGAAGAGTGTGTGAAATTAACAAACAACTCTCCCAAGGAGTTATCGAATTGGATAATTAACGATGTCCTCAGGGTTTTAAACGATAAAAAAAAAGAGATCAGGGATTTCATTATCTCACCAAAGATGTTAGTTGAATTAATTGAAATGAAATCAGAGATTGGTGGAACCATTGCTAAGGAAGTTTTTTCCGAGATGTCTGATACTGGTAAAGATGCTTCAACGGTTATTCGGGAAAAGAACTTAATACCGTTAAGCGATACTGTGGAGCTGAGCTTGGTTGTATCAAAAATTATTGAAGAAAACCCAAAGGCCATTGAAGATTATGGCAAGGGTAAAGAAAGTGCTTTGTCTTTCCTGGTAGGTCAGGCAATGAGAACGACAAAAGGTAAAGCGGACCCAAAAATGCTCAAAGTAATTTTCAAAGAAAAGTTGACAAAGATTCAGTAGTAGATTTCACGCCATCAGACGTCTTTAGCCTGAATCGTCTTCCGTCCGTTTTCCTGCGATCTTTTTATGGCTTTGTCTATTAAACAATAAACTGTGTCGCTCAGTTCGCTGATGAATTCTCCCGATGTATTACAATCATTTTCTTTAATGTATTCTCTGATTTTGCTCGCAACAACAAGTATTTCTCTTTCCTTTTTCTTTACTTTCTTTGCCATGCGAATCTCCTTGGTTATGACTGATACATAAGTTTGATTTTCGGGATACTATCAAAAAAGTTATAGATGTCAAGTGCTTTTTAGCTCAATTTTTTTGTTGCAGGATGTAAAAAAATATGAATATCCGAGAGAAAATATTGTCTAAAGTCAATAGGATTGTTGTAAAAATCGGAACCCATGTACTGACAAACACAGATGGAATCCTCGATAATAGTCAGATTATGGAACTGTCGAGGCAAATTATTATGCTTTGCACTCAGGGATACAAGGTTGTCATCGTAACCTCTGGTGCAATTGGAGCAGGTATCAGGGCATTGGGTCGATCAAGAAGGCCTACTATTCTCCCCGAGCTTCAGGCGGCGGCGGCAATTGGACAGGGTAAACTTATGGAAGCTTATAATGAATGCTTTAAGAGTCATGGGTACCATGCCGCTCAATTACTATTAACGAGGCAGGACTTTGAAGATCGCCAAAGATATTTGAACACATCTAATACGTTACATACCCTGCTACGTTTTAAGACGATTCCGATTATTAATGAAAACGATACTATTGCTATTGACGAAATAGCATTCGGAGACAATGATGTGTTGTCGGCAATGGTTACAAATCTCCTCCATGCTGATTTATTGATACTTTTATCTTCTGTAGACGGATTATATACAAATTCTCCGAAGCCTGGAGGTAAGAATACCGTTTTGCCAATTGTTAATGAGATTTCAGATGAAATTAAAAAACTTGCATTTAAACCGAAAACACTGCAGGGTACGGGGGGGATGAAAAGTAAACTTAAGGCTGCCTGGGATGTTACTAATGCCGGAGAGGCTGTTATTATTGCAAACGGAAAACACCCCGATATTTTACAAAAGATAATGAGGTTTGATGATGTTGGAACGCTGTTTCTTCCTAGCAAGAAAAAAATAGCCAGCCGAAAACGCTGGATAGGTTTTTCTGTAAGGCCAAATGGGAAACTTTTTATTGATGAAGGCGCATTTGATGCGGTATACAAGAGAGGGAAAAGTTTACTGCCTTCCGGTCTTGTCAATGTTGATGGGAATTTTGTTAAGGGCGATATTGTATCAATAATGGATACTGATGGAGAGAAAGAGATAGCAAGGGGGTTGATAAATTATTCAAAGGAAGAGGTCATGAAAATCAAGGGTATGCGAACTTCTTTAATAAAAAAGACTCTGGGGGCAAAACCTTATGACGAAGTAATCCACCGTGACAATATGGTTTTGTTGTAAATCCATACATAATTTCAGCAAAAATATTTTTTGCCGGTCCCATTTCAGAGTTTACCGGAGTGTTAAATACTTCTCTTTTTACCACCTTAAATCGTACTTTTCTTTACCATTAAGAGATTTTTCCCTTTATGAGGCCGTGAAGGTTTCAGATTCTAATATGCTTGACAAGAGATAGATCGAGGGTATATAATCGTAACGTATTTTTGAGAAAATTTGTGAAATTTTACATTTAATAGTGTAAAAGGAGGATTTCTTTAATGATTAGATATAGTTGTGACATGTGCGGGAGATCTATTATTCCCGAAGAAGATGTTAGATATGTAATCAAAATCGAGGCTTATGCGGCTTGTGAGCCAGCTGATGCTGAAGATGAAGATTTTGATGAAGAATTAATAGAAGATTTTGATGAAGAAGATGAAGAAGAATTCAGTGATTTTGAAACTGAGGATGAAGAAGTTGATTATAAGACTTTCAGGTTTGATCTCTGCAGTAAATGCCACAGTAAATACCTGCAAGATCCTCTTTCGATCAAATCGATCCGGAGAAGCCGATTTTCTGAAAACTGAAAACTTATTTAAGACCAGTAATAATATATGGTTGAATCTATATGGCAATGACAATCACTGAGAAAATAATTGCCGCTCACGCGGGGCTTGAGGAAGTCAGAGCCGGACAATTTGTGTATGCGGATGTTGATATTTGTCTCGGGAACGATATAACCGCACCGATTGCTATTGAGCAGTTTGAAACACTCGGGGCAAAAAATGTTTTATATCCCGATAGGATAGTCTTGGTTCCCGACCATTTTACTCCAAACAAGGACATTAAATCAGCGCAGAATGCGAAAATCCTCAGAGGCTTTGCACAAAAACATCATATAAAAAACTATTTTGAGGTGGGAAGAGTCGGGATAGAGCATGTTCTATTACCGGAGCAAGGTATAGTTGTTCCGGGAGATTTGGTAATTGGTGCAGATTCTCATACCTGTACATATGGGGCTCTCGGTATCTTTTCAACAGGTGTCGGGAGTACCGATATTGCCGCCTGCTATGCTACCGGTAAGGTTTGGTTAAAAGTCCCGGAAACGATGAAATTTAATTATACCGGCCAATTAAACGAATGGGTTTCCGGGAAAGATTTAATTCTTTATACAATTGGTAAAATTGGTGTAGACGGTGCAAGATACCGGGCCATGGAATTCGGGGGATCTGTGGTAGAGTCTTTGTCAATTGATGACCGTCTTGCGATGTGTAATATGGCAATTGAGGCGGGTGCCAAGAATGGAATAATCGCACCGGATAGCCGTACTGAAGAATTTATAAACAATAAAGCTCAGAGAAGTTACAAGTTTTACTCAAGCGATGAAGATTGCAGCTATTTTGAAGTGTACGAATATGATGTGACTAACCTCACCCCTCAAGTAGCATTACCCAATTTACCTGAAAATGTTCGTCCTGTTGAAGACTTATCAGATATAAAGATAGACCAGGTTGTAATAGGTTCCTGCACAAATGGGAGGATTTCTGATCTGAGAATAGCTGCTCAAATTCTAAAAGGCAAGAAAGTCCACTCTTCTATTCGTTTAATAGTGCTGCCTGGTACACAGGCTGTCTATCTTGAGGCATTACGTGAGGGCTTGATAGAAATTTTTATCAATGCCGAAGGGGCGGTCTCTACACCGACCTGCGGACCTTGCTTGGGAGGCCATATGGGTGTTTTGGCTGAAGGTGAGCGAGCATTATCAACAACCAACAGAAATTTTGCTGGCAGAATGGGGCATCCAAAATCAGAAATTTACCTCTGCAATCCTGCTGTAGCAGCTGCTTCTGCCATTACGGGGAAAATAACACATCCTGAATTAATTGCCTAGTTTTTTCCAGAGCGAATTCTTAATAATATATTTTTCATTTTTGTATGTTTGAGGAAAAATGATGATATCTAGTACTGGTATGTATAACCCAAAGGATCAAAAAAAATATCTTGGTTTAGATATAGGATCCGTGAGTATCAAAGCAGTTGTGGTTAATGATAATAAGGAAGTTATCGAAAATCATTACGTAAGGTCCCATGGTCAGCCCATAGAAACGGTGCTTATCGTATTAAAAGATATCCTGAACAGGATTTCTGCTGAAGAGATATATGGTGTGGCTGTAACGGGTTCTGGTGGGAAGCTGCTGTCAGGGATAATGAAAATTAGTTTTATCAATGAGGTTGTGGCTCAGAGTAAGGCTACTTCGGTTCTTCATCCGGAAGTTAAGACAATAATAGAGATTGGTGGAGAGGATTCAAAATTGATTATGCTTGAGCGCGATGAATCCTTTGGGAAGGCAGGCGGTAACGATGGCGCCAGGTTAAAGGTGTCTGATTTCGCAATGAACACGATGTGTGCTGCCGGTACTGGATCATTTTTGGATCAACAATCGACGAGGATAGGAGTTTCTATAGAAGAGGAGTTTGGTAAATTAGCTTTAAAGTCCAAGAATCCGCCAAGAATAGCGGGTAGATGCAGTGTTTTTGCGAAATCAGACATGATACATCTTCAACAGGTGGGGACTGAGATTCACGATATTGTATCAGGGCTCTGTTACGCATTGACGAGGAATTTCAAGAGTAATATAGGAAAAGGGAAGGATTTTGTAAAACCGATAGCATTTCAAGGCGGTGTCGCTGCAAATGCAGGTATTATTAAGGCATTTGAGGATATACTCGAATTAGATGAAGGGGAACTGATTATTCCTCGATATTTTAACACTATGGGTGCTATAGGTTGTGC is drawn from Candidatus Scalindua sp. and contains these coding sequences:
- the leuC gene encoding 3-isopropylmalate dehydratase large subunit — its product is MAMTITEKIIAAHAGLEEVRAGQFVYADVDICLGNDITAPIAIEQFETLGAKNVLYPDRIVLVPDHFTPNKDIKSAQNAKILRGFAQKHHIKNYFEVGRVGIEHVLLPEQGIVVPGDLVIGADSHTCTYGALGIFSTGVGSTDIAACYATGKVWLKVPETMKFNYTGQLNEWVSGKDLILYTIGKIGVDGARYRAMEFGGSVVESLSIDDRLAMCNMAIEAGAKNGIIAPDSRTEEFINNKAQRSYKFYSSDEDCSYFEVYEYDVTNLTPQVALPNLPENVRPVEDLSDIKIDQVVIGSCTNGRISDLRIAAQILKGKKVHSSIRLIVLPGTQAVYLEALREGLIEIFINAEGAVSTPTCGPCLGGHMGVLAEGERALSTTNRNFAGRMGHPKSEIYLCNPAVAAASAITGKITHPELIA
- the gatB gene encoding Asp-tRNA(Asn)/Glu-tRNA(Gln) amidotransferase subunit GatB yields the protein MEYEVVIGLETHAELNTDTKLFCGCSTAFGSEPNTQTCPVCLGLPGVLPVINRKAFEHTLKTALAMNCEISSFINFDRKNYYYPDLPKNYQISQNYFNVGNNGFVEITVQAKKKRIGIHNVHLEEDAGKLIHPEASDASYSLIDFNRAGVPLVEIVTDPDMRSIDDVEGFMHTLRNMLLYIGVSDCKMEEGSLRFEASISLCRKGSDVFGNRVEIKNLNSMKAVLKVLAYEISRQKELLDNGEKIVMETRLWDEVGAVSRRMRTKEESHDYRYFPEPDLVPILVDQKNIEGIRITIPELPDVRRQRFVNEYLISDYDARILTESKFLSDYFEECVKLTNNSPKELSNWIINDVLRVLNDKKKEIRDFIISPKMLVELIEMKSEIGGTIAKEVFSEMSDTGKDASTVIREKNLIPLSDTVELSLVVSKIIEENPKAIEDYGKGKESALSFLVGQAMRTTKGKADPKMLKVIFKEKLTKIQ
- the proB gene encoding glutamate 5-kinase; amino-acid sequence: MNIREKILSKVNRIVVKIGTHVLTNTDGILDNSQIMELSRQIIMLCTQGYKVVIVTSGAIGAGIRALGRSRRPTILPELQAAAAIGQGKLMEAYNECFKSHGYHAAQLLLTRQDFEDRQRYLNTSNTLHTLLRFKTIPIINENDTIAIDEIAFGDNDVLSAMVTNLLHADLLILLSSVDGLYTNSPKPGGKNTVLPIVNEISDEIKKLAFKPKTLQGTGGMKSKLKAAWDVTNAGEAVIIANGKHPDILQKIMRFDDVGTLFLPSKKKIASRKRWIGFSVRPNGKLFIDEGAFDAVYKRGKSLLPSGLVNVDGNFVKGDIVSIMDTDGEKEIARGLINYSKEEVMKIKGMRTSLIKKTLGAKPYDEVIHRDNMVLL